In a single window of the Pseudohongiella acticola genome:
- a CDS encoding efflux RND transporter periplasmic adaptor subunit: MLAAQDTHEHEENAEHQNHEAAGEHEEGEHEEGEQHGGHEESESAHVEISANMAEQTGIRSREAGDGTLVRTLVSYGKLTLDPDSIVHIRARFPGQIVNVNAGLGDSVEAGDRLIAVESNDSLQTYTVTAPISGTVLERNANLGGVAAEQTLFTIAPLDTLLVELKIFPGQRQQVAPGQMVRIDTGDTQIEASIRDILPQGDDSPYVIARVPIDNSDGLLAPGRLVTGHIVVERMEAPLVIERRALQSLDNSQVVFIQEGNAFEARPVELGLTDGEFVEVLSGLRAGERYVVDNSYLIKADIEKSGAEHAH, encoded by the coding sequence ATGCTTGCCGCACAAGATACTCACGAACATGAAGAAAATGCTGAACACCAGAATCATGAGGCAGCCGGTGAGCATGAAGAAGGTGAACACGAAGAGGGTGAGCAACACGGAGGCCATGAAGAGTCGGAGAGCGCCCACGTGGAAATCTCAGCCAACATGGCTGAGCAGACCGGTATCCGTAGTAGAGAGGCCGGTGACGGCACACTGGTTCGAACGTTGGTGAGTTACGGAAAATTGACGCTGGACCCTGACAGCATAGTACACATTCGAGCCCGCTTTCCCGGGCAGATTGTCAATGTGAATGCAGGCCTGGGCGATAGCGTCGAGGCCGGTGACCGGCTTATTGCTGTCGAGTCTAATGACAGCCTTCAAACCTACACGGTGACAGCGCCCATAAGTGGCACCGTACTGGAGCGCAACGCCAATCTGGGCGGGGTGGCGGCGGAGCAGACCTTATTTACCATCGCCCCGCTTGATACGTTGTTGGTAGAGCTGAAAATCTTTCCAGGTCAACGCCAACAGGTAGCCCCCGGACAGATGGTCCGTATCGATACTGGTGATACTCAAATCGAGGCCAGCATTCGCGACATCCTGCCGCAAGGCGATGACTCTCCCTATGTCATTGCCCGAGTGCCAATTGACAATTCTGATGGCTTGTTAGCCCCGGGGCGTCTGGTTACCGGACACATCGTGGTGGAGCGTATGGAGGCGCCGCTGGTTATTGAGAGACGTGCATTGCAATCCCTGGACAACTCGCAGGTTGTATTCATCCAGGAAGGCAACGCATTTGAAGCACGTCCCGTGGAGCTCGGTCTCACCGATGGCGAGTTTGTCGAAGTCCTGTCCGGATTGCGGGCAGGTGAGCGCTATGTAGTTGACAACAGCTATCTCATTAAAGCCGACATTGAAAAATCCGGCGCAGAACACGCCCACTAA
- a CDS encoding TolC family protein produces the protein MPAKLPVYAGRCALSYRIFYLLLWAVIVYPLNVTAVHAADSTLTLSDAMSRTMAQNPRLQVFDLRLDGLQGRRITANLNPALEVGAEVENFLGTADARGLVGAELTLTLSSTLELGGQRQARVSAVDSRRELVEAERRAETLDLLGQVTQRFVATLALQEKLQLAADAISLAQSTLDIVTRRANQGATSQAEVLRARAALTQRQIEQSRLQSELVSRKMALALLWGDTSVEFGQLQGDLFQFGSSDSFESLFQRVSDSPAIQVYASEQRVREAEIQLARSQSESDIGWQVGVRRREDTDDFAFTAGFSVPLFPVQRNRGEVRAARAARDEVRYRRETTLLNLHSYLFDAYQQRQQSIAAVERIRNEMLPDLSEALTQTREAYESGRYSYVEWMAAQRELLAAQRALVDTAATALLNQALIEQLTAQPLADR, from the coding sequence ATGCCTGCCAAATTGCCCGTGTATGCGGGGAGATGCGCATTGTCGTATCGTATTTTTTACCTATTGTTGTGGGCGGTTATTGTATATCCGCTCAATGTCACCGCCGTCCACGCGGCAGATAGCACGCTCACCCTGAGCGATGCCATGTCCCGCACCATGGCGCAAAACCCGCGGTTACAGGTCTTTGACCTGCGTCTTGATGGGCTTCAGGGACGCCGAATAACGGCCAACCTGAACCCGGCACTGGAAGTCGGTGCAGAGGTCGAGAACTTTCTTGGTACCGCCGATGCGCGCGGCCTGGTGGGCGCGGAGCTTACCCTGACACTGTCGTCAACTCTTGAACTTGGCGGGCAGCGGCAGGCACGAGTCAGTGCAGTCGATTCGCGGCGAGAACTTGTAGAGGCGGAACGTCGGGCCGAAACCCTTGACCTGCTGGGGCAAGTCACTCAGCGTTTTGTTGCCACCCTGGCATTGCAGGAGAAACTTCAACTTGCCGCTGATGCAATTTCACTGGCTCAGTCGACACTTGATATCGTTACCCGGCGTGCCAATCAGGGCGCTACATCCCAGGCTGAGGTATTGCGGGCCAGGGCTGCGCTGACGCAAAGGCAGATTGAACAGTCACGCCTGCAATCGGAGCTGGTTAGCCGAAAGATGGCACTGGCTCTGTTGTGGGGGGACACTTCGGTAGAGTTCGGTCAGTTGCAGGGTGATCTGTTTCAATTCGGGTCTTCCGACAGTTTTGAGTCCTTGTTCCAGCGCGTCAGCGACAGCCCTGCCATTCAGGTCTATGCCAGTGAACAGCGAGTGCGCGAAGCAGAGATTCAACTGGCCCGTAGCCAGTCCGAAAGCGACATTGGCTGGCAAGTGGGTGTCCGACGCAGGGAAGATACTGATGACTTCGCATTTACAGCTGGATTTTCCGTGCCACTGTTCCCAGTCCAACGTAACCGTGGCGAAGTACGCGCGGCACGAGCGGCCCGCGACGAAGTCAGGTATCGACGCGAGACCACGCTGCTGAACCTGCATTCATATCTGTTTGATGCCTATCAACAAAGGCAGCAAAGCATAGCCGCCGTGGAGCGGATCCGCAACGAGATGCTACCTGATCTGAGCGAGGCGCTAACTCAAACCCGCGAAGCTTATGAAAGCGGGCGCTACAGCTATGTGGAATGGATGGCCGCACAACGTGAATTACTCGCCGCACAGCGTGCTCTGGTCGACACCGCGGCAACAGCACTGCTGAACCAGGCCTTGATCGAACAACTGACAGCCCAGCCGCTGGCTGATCGCTGA
- a CDS encoding cation transporter: MIVDSLDMFADAAVYGLALYAVGRASSLKLHAAHLPGLLQMLLALSVLSEVVRRFFLCSEDVSGLMTGFRVQALTANIACLTIIHREKISGSHMNANWIFSPNDFIANYGAILAGVLVWPVSSYPDMVIGFIIGFIVLNGA, from the coding sequence TTGATCGTAGATTCGTTAGATATGTTCGCAGATGCCGCAGTTTACGGGCTGGCACTATATGCAGTGGGGCGCGCCAGCAGCTTGAAGTTACATGCAGCCCATCTGCCGGGCCTTTTACAGATGCTGCTCGCGTTGAGCGTACTTAGTGAGGTCGTGCGACGTTTCTTTTTGTGTAGTGAGGATGTTTCCGGATTGATGACAGGCTTTCGGGTGCAAGCGTTAACAGCCAACATCGCTTGTCTCACAATAATCCATCGCGAAAAAATCAGCGGCTCACATATGAATGCCAACTGGATTTTCTCGCCCAATGACTTTATCGCCAATTATGGCGCCATTCTCGCCGGTGTGTTGGTCTGGCCAGTATCAAGTTATCCAGACATGGTGATTGGTTTTATTATTGGTTTCATCGTATTAAACGGTGCCTGA
- a CDS encoding ubiquinol-cytochrome c reductase iron-sulfur subunit N-terminal domain-containing protein, with the protein MTEENEPRRRFLIGATSVVAGAGVVEIAEPFSLSRL; encoded by the coding sequence ATGACTGAAGAGAATGAGCCTCGGCGCCGGTTCCTGATAGGAGCCACCTCCGTTGTTGCAGGTGCGGGTGTGGTCGAAATCGCCGAACCCTTTTCTCTATCTAGGCTCTAG
- a CDS encoding phosphoketolase family protein, whose protein sequence is MYAIDQQNDHRTQQRAKLYRDTYPSFARWAEGYGVIQHRDETQVRVFDLCQQLLCTGRFKQIDEVLDILSAADRLASASMWLVVHMTYSNRVDFSGSALGPSDFKTNPQGHTGGSLNMVPAYVGYMAANRLAGITRSWLMGQGHCVAAIDSVNVLLQNLYPEQSERYPLSEQGLTQLAQDFYSYAKTDDGRPGVPLGSHVSPHTAGGLIEGGYLGFAELQYVHMPLSGERLVAFLSDGAFEEQRGSDWASRWWRAEDCGLVTPVMIANGRRIDQRSTMYQQGGLSWFYEHLEHNDFHPIAIDGRDPAAFVWGIFESEARLEACSAHIREGHMHYPVKLPYLIAETEKGYGFYGAGTNAAHGTPLPGNPGIDEHSRNLFNEHAAKLFLPRSELELAISQIAQHEADNRVSEKHHALCMRNVMLQSPTEPQWQTEGDPISPMAAVDARFCEWHLGNPDRRVRIGNPDELSSNRMGKTLDLLKHRVLKPEQGVAESIHGSVITALNEEAVVNAALGNKGGLNLVVSYEAFAMKMIGAVRQEIIFARHQKALGRPPGWLSVPVIATSHLWENGKNEQSHQDSAFGEVLLGEMSDMARVVYPADANSAVACLDACYQTQGQIWGMTIPKNDVVTVFTPKQAAQLAEQGALTLDKTDGAPVQLVAVGAYQLGICQEVKRTLSKQGIQCRITYLLEPGRFRQPRDLYEQTYVSDVAAHTSLFPDDIRLRIFVSHLRPEILLGVCRPLDLGVDRCIAFGYCNQGGTLDTSGLLRANQSDAQSIATVVRQQINRG, encoded by the coding sequence ATGTATGCCATAGATCAACAAAACGATCATCGGACACAACAGCGGGCAAAGTTATATCGAGATACCTATCCTTCCTTTGCGCGCTGGGCGGAAGGTTATGGTGTGATCCAACACCGGGACGAAACGCAGGTGAGAGTGTTCGATCTTTGCCAGCAACTGCTGTGTACAGGACGGTTTAAACAGATCGATGAAGTGCTGGATATATTGTCTGCCGCAGATCGCCTTGCCAGCGCGTCCATGTGGTTGGTGGTGCATATGACCTATAGCAACAGAGTGGATTTCAGCGGCAGCGCACTCGGGCCATCAGATTTTAAAACTAACCCTCAGGGGCATACCGGCGGCTCCCTGAATATGGTGCCTGCCTATGTGGGCTATATGGCTGCCAATCGCCTGGCCGGTATCACCCGCAGTTGGTTGATGGGACAAGGGCACTGTGTGGCCGCCATCGATTCGGTCAACGTGCTGTTGCAAAACCTCTATCCGGAGCAGTCTGAACGCTATCCGTTGAGTGAACAGGGGCTGACACAGCTAGCGCAGGATTTTTACAGCTACGCCAAAACGGATGATGGTCGCCCCGGCGTTCCTCTGGGTAGCCATGTGAGTCCTCACACCGCCGGTGGCCTGATTGAGGGCGGCTATTTGGGCTTCGCTGAACTGCAATACGTGCATATGCCCTTATCCGGCGAAAGGCTAGTGGCGTTTTTAAGTGACGGTGCCTTTGAAGAACAGCGCGGTAGCGACTGGGCCAGCCGCTGGTGGCGCGCCGAGGATTGCGGGCTGGTGACACCGGTGATGATTGCCAATGGCAGGCGCATTGACCAGCGTTCCACAATGTATCAGCAAGGTGGTTTGTCCTGGTTTTACGAACATCTGGAACACAATGATTTTCACCCCATCGCCATCGACGGGCGTGATCCGGCGGCGTTTGTCTGGGGTATTTTTGAATCCGAAGCGCGGCTGGAAGCCTGCAGCGCGCACATCCGTGAAGGCCATATGCACTATCCGGTGAAGCTGCCTTACCTAATAGCGGAAACAGAAAAAGGCTACGGCTTTTACGGTGCCGGTACCAATGCCGCCCACGGCACGCCCCTACCGGGTAACCCCGGTATTGATGAACACTCCCGCAACTTGTTTAACGAACATGCGGCCAAATTATTTCTTCCGCGAAGTGAGCTGGAACTGGCTATCTCACAAATTGCGCAGCATGAGGCCGATAATCGCGTATCAGAAAAACATCATGCCCTGTGTATGCGCAACGTCATGCTTCAATCTCCCACAGAACCACAATGGCAAACCGAGGGCGACCCGATATCGCCGATGGCAGCGGTGGACGCGCGATTCTGCGAATGGCACCTTGGTAATCCCGATAGGCGGGTCCGTATCGGCAACCCGGATGAGCTGAGTAGCAACCGGATGGGCAAGACACTGGATTTGCTCAAGCACCGGGTGCTGAAGCCAGAACAGGGTGTGGCCGAATCCATTCACGGCTCGGTGATTACCGCACTCAATGAAGAGGCGGTCGTAAACGCGGCGCTGGGAAACAAAGGCGGTCTGAACCTGGTGGTGAGCTATGAAGCCTTCGCCATGAAAATGATCGGTGCAGTGCGCCAGGAAATCATTTTTGCGCGCCATCAAAAAGCGCTGGGGCGACCGCCGGGCTGGCTGTCGGTGCCGGTGATTGCCACCTCGCATCTATGGGAGAACGGAAAGAATGAACAATCCCATCAGGATTCCGCCTTTGGCGAGGTACTGCTGGGGGAAATGAGCGATATGGCGAGAGTTGTGTATCCCGCCGATGCCAATAGTGCTGTCGCCTGCCTCGATGCCTGTTACCAGACCCAGGGTCAAATCTGGGGGATGACGATTCCCAAAAATGACGTTGTTACAGTATTCACACCCAAGCAGGCAGCCCAGTTGGCAGAGCAGGGCGCATTGACGTTGGATAAGACTGACGGTGCACCGGTACAACTGGTCGCGGTAGGCGCCTATCAATTAGGCATTTGTCAGGAGGTAAAACGCACTTTGTCTAAACAAGGTATTCAATGCCGCATAACGTACCTGTTGGAACCGGGTCGCTTTCGCCAACCGCGAGACCTTTATGAGCAGACTTATGTCAGCGATGTGGCTGCCCACACGAGCCTGTTTCCCGATGACATTCGTTTGCGAATTTTTGTATCACACCTGCGACCGGAAATATTGCTCGGTGTCTGCCGCCCTCTGGATCTTGGCGTTGATCGATGTATCGCTTTTGGATACTGCAATCAAGGCGGCACTTTGGATACGTCAGGTTTATTACGAGCGAATCAGTCTGATGCGCAGTCCATTGCCACAGTGGTAAGGCAGCAAATAAACAGAGGATAG
- a CDS encoding acetate/propionate family kinase: MSSLPRYDKPVLLVLNPGSSSIKWSTHNVSALEYAGATVPVAIGQAGVGQSAAQTYPGAPPWLTDVLTNHDVRAVIIRVVHGGSEYLKPLPINDDNFRQLQTLIPLAPLHNKAAIELIEQLRNTRFSIPVFAVFDSEFFSDLPVLSQIYGLSVALTEKYRLRRYGFHGFAHESMVKHWEAVKPKAEHYTLVTAQLGSGCSMAAIRDGKPVDTTMGFTPNEGLLMRTRSGDIDPGLLTWLQWQEGWTPEDTDRVLNCESGWRGLSGGIDNMADLFASEQFQHQLAFDFFRYRFQKTLGAYFAILGGLDGIVLSGGIAENNVDICCRLLSGLSHLGIALKEPLVQSALPLILSQPASPVQCWVVAADEADSMLRSIQHHFSF; the protein is encoded by the coding sequence ATGAGCAGTTTGCCGCGCTATGACAAACCGGTTCTGTTGGTGTTGAATCCGGGTAGTTCATCCATCAAGTGGAGCACGCATAACGTCTCGGCGCTTGAATATGCGGGTGCAACGGTGCCTGTTGCTATTGGGCAAGCAGGTGTCGGCCAATCAGCTGCGCAGACTTATCCTGGCGCGCCCCCTTGGCTGACCGATGTGCTGACAAATCATGATGTTCGCGCGGTGATTATCAGAGTCGTACACGGGGGCTCTGAATATCTTAAACCTCTCCCCATCAACGACGATAACTTTCGGCAACTGCAAACCCTGATACCACTGGCGCCACTGCACAATAAGGCGGCCATTGAACTGATTGAGCAGCTTCGGAATACCCGATTTTCCATTCCCGTTTTTGCGGTTTTCGATAGTGAGTTTTTCAGCGACCTGCCGGTGCTGTCACAGATTTATGGACTATCCGTCGCACTCACTGAGAAATATCGATTACGCCGTTACGGGTTTCACGGTTTTGCTCATGAGTCCATGGTCAAACACTGGGAGGCAGTGAAGCCCAAGGCCGAACACTACACCCTGGTGACTGCGCAACTGGGAAGCGGCTGTTCCATGGCCGCCATCCGCGACGGCAAACCAGTCGATACCACCATGGGCTTTACGCCCAATGAAGGGTTGTTGATGCGCACGCGCAGCGGAGATATCGATCCCGGTTTGCTGACCTGGTTGCAGTGGCAGGAGGGTTGGACGCCCGAGGATACCGACAGGGTTCTCAATTGCGAATCCGGCTGGCGGGGTTTGTCCGGCGGAATCGATAACATGGCGGATTTGTTTGCGAGCGAACAGTTTCAACACCAGCTGGCGTTTGATTTTTTCCGTTATCGATTCCAGAAAACACTGGGCGCGTATTTCGCCATTCTGGGCGGGCTGGACGGTATCGTGCTTAGCGGCGGTATTGCGGAAAACAACGTCGATATTTGCTGCCGCTTGTTGTCCGGTCTTTCCCACTTGGGTATTGCATTAAAAGAGCCTCTGGTTCAGTCTGCTTTACCACTGATTTTATCGCAACCAGCATCACCAGTGCAGTGTTGGGTGGTGGCCGCCGATGAGGCGGATTCTATGTTGCGCTCCATACAACACCACTTTTCTTTTTAG
- a CDS encoding DUF5676 family membrane protein, whose product MTLNAFKFGMASAITAAILWLACSLLVMLMPSMMLSMSGEMVHMQLNEMGWHLTLTGVVIGLVAWFVVAGIAGWLLAAIYNRLQSSD is encoded by the coding sequence ATGACACTTAATGCGTTCAAATTCGGGATGGCCAGCGCGATTACCGCGGCGATACTGTGGCTGGCTTGCAGTCTGCTGGTGATGTTAATGCCTTCCATGATGTTGTCCATGTCCGGAGAAATGGTGCATATGCAACTGAATGAGATGGGTTGGCACTTGACTCTCACTGGTGTCGTTATCGGGCTGGTGGCCTGGTTCGTGGTAGCGGGTATCGCCGGGTGGTTGCTGGCGGCCATTTATAACCGCTTGCAGTCATCCGACTGA